The following coding sequences are from one Thermoplasmata archaeon window:
- a CDS encoding type II/IV secretion system ATPase subunit — translation MSGAGRTILVPSALDSSAGERELQRTAIDPPYSAVRVLLDRATETPRYEVLEAALSSEERHVAEELRAALPHILPGEHRPRPPRERVERVRWIAEEYLDSHHRTLERDARGRIVHDLVRDALGYGPIDAMMRDPEVEDISCDGVGVPLYVFHARYESIPTNVRFPEERALDSFVLLLGQRCGRSLSVARPILDGTTPEGHRVQATYGREVTSRGASFTIRRFRDRPFTPVDLVLSGTANEEMLAYLWLGAEHGESLIVCGGPGAGKTSTLNAIAVFIAPSAKIVSIEDVRELHLPHENWVATATRDGIGDRGPDGKSLGEIDMFDLVRAALRQRPSHILVGEVRGREAYAMFQAMATGHATYATMHADSVRSMVARLENPPIHVPRVLLSSLRQVAVEAQVQTSRGTVRRLLQIVEIVRLEPETNELVTNPVYEWDPATDSFHFQGHSYLLDRVAVATHRSMEEMHAEFERRVRVIRYLVGQRITDYRELWHPIAEYYRDPSALLERIERASPGGERP, via the coding sequence ATGAGCGGAGCGGGTCGAACGATCCTGGTGCCGTCCGCCCTCGATTCCTCCGCCGGCGAACGAGAGCTGCAACGGACAGCGATCGATCCACCCTACAGTGCCGTCCGGGTGCTGCTCGACCGGGCGACCGAGACCCCCCGATACGAGGTGCTCGAGGCGGCGCTCTCCTCGGAGGAACGGCACGTCGCCGAGGAACTGCGCGCGGCGCTTCCCCACATCCTCCCCGGTGAGCACCGCCCTCGGCCACCGCGCGAGCGGGTCGAGCGCGTACGGTGGATCGCCGAGGAGTATCTCGACTCCCACCACCGCACGCTCGAGCGCGACGCTCGGGGACGGATCGTCCATGACCTCGTGCGCGATGCCCTCGGGTACGGGCCGATCGACGCGATGATGCGCGATCCCGAGGTCGAGGACATCTCCTGCGACGGCGTCGGTGTCCCCCTCTACGTCTTCCACGCGCGCTACGAATCGATCCCCACGAACGTTCGCTTTCCCGAGGAACGCGCGCTCGACTCCTTCGTTCTCCTGCTCGGACAGCGGTGCGGGCGATCGCTCAGCGTCGCGCGGCCGATCCTCGATGGGACCACCCCCGAGGGCCACCGCGTCCAGGCGACGTACGGCCGGGAGGTGACGAGCCGCGGAGCGAGCTTCACGATCCGCCGGTTCCGCGACCGACCGTTCACCCCGGTCGACCTCGTCCTCTCGGGCACCGCGAACGAGGAGATGCTCGCCTACCTGTGGCTCGGCGCTGAGCATGGCGAGTCGCTGATCGTCTGCGGAGGGCCCGGCGCCGGGAAGACCAGCACGCTCAACGCGATCGCCGTGTTCATCGCTCCCTCCGCGAAGATTGTCTCGATCGAGGACGTGCGCGAGCTCCATCTCCCGCACGAGAACTGGGTCGCGACGGCGACCCGCGACGGGATCGGGGACCGCGGGCCCGACGGCAAGAGCCTCGGGGAGATCGACATGTTCGATCTCGTCCGGGCGGCGCTGCGCCAGCGTCCGAGCCACATCCTGGTCGGCGAGGTGCGCGGTCGCGAGGCCTACGCGATGTTCCAGGCGATGGCGACCGGGCACGCCACGTACGCCACGATGCACGCCGACAGCGTGCGCTCCATGGTCGCACGGCTCGAGAATCCCCCCATCCACGTCCCGCGCGTGCTCCTGTCCTCGTTGCGGCAGGTCGCGGTCGAGGCCCAGGTCCAGACGAGTCGCGGGACCGTGCGTCGGCTCCTCCAGATCGTCGAGATCGTCCGCCTCGAACCCGAGACCAACGAGCTCGTCACCAACCCTGTCTACGAATGGGACCCGGCGACGGATTCGTTCCACTTCCAGGGCCACTCCTACCTGCTCGATCGAGTGGCGGTCGCAACGCACCGCTCCATGGAGGAGATGCATGCCGAGTTCGAGCGACGGGTCCGGGTGATCCGCTACCTCGTCGGGCAACGGATCACCGACTACCGAGAACTCTGGCACCCGATCGCGGAATACTACCGGGACCCCAGCGCCCTTCTCGAGCGCATCGAGCGCGCCTCGCCCGGAGGGGAGCGACCGTGA
- a CDS encoding histidine phosphatase family protein codes for MRMLEHRRHGQRLPGGTHLSAEGVRKARIVGNSIGPFYRVVTSPRPRAIETAVAMGFAVDYEIPELARFPEDLEPTAGATAGEQIPFDAWAREIKHNPRLKEYAETQAFLWRSALDDVPDGGHVLMISHGGIIEVGALGADFEGARGLGDGLHYLEGVRLEWTGTKWGRIERVRSDDGP; via the coding sequence ATGCGGATGCTCGAGCATCGACGCCACGGCCAGCGTCTCCCGGGAGGGACGCATCTGAGCGCCGAGGGGGTCCGGAAGGCCCGCATCGTCGGCAATTCGATCGGGCCGTTCTACCGGGTCGTCACGTCGCCTCGGCCGCGCGCGATCGAGACCGCGGTAGCGATGGGCTTCGCGGTCGACTATGAGATCCCCGAGCTCGCCCGCTTCCCGGAGGACCTCGAACCGACCGCGGGGGCCACCGCGGGCGAACAGATCCCCTTCGATGCCTGGGCCCGGGAGATCAAGCACAATCCCCGCCTGAAGGAGTACGCCGAGACGCAGGCATTCCTTTGGCGCTCGGCGTTGGACGACGTGCCCGATGGCGGGCACGTCCTCATGATCTCCCACGGCGGGATCATCGAAGTGGGCGCCCTCGGCGCCGACTTCGAAGGGGCACGCGGTCTGGGAGATGGGTTGCACTACCTCGAAGGCGTCCGCCTCGAGTGGACCGGCACGAAATGGGGCCGGATCGAGCGCGTGCGGAGCGACGACGGGCCTTAG
- the pyrH gene encoding UMP kinase, with protein MGSPSSAPVVISIGGSVIWTGEDDAHYLDGLATLLRRAGKRRPIGVTTGGGSTARQYIELGRKLGLTEVELDEIGIDVTRLHARLLAGRIGPPTPAHPPTTVAAAVHEIQRGPLVVMGGTEPGHTTDGVAALLAVRLRAARIINATSVDGIYDRDPRTHPTAKRVERLSWERFREMVHAGASSAAGQQFPFDHLAVNVLARAKIPLAIVQGRDLANLERAIEGRTFDGSRVE; from the coding sequence ATGGGGTCCCCTTCCTCCGCACCGGTCGTGATTTCGATCGGGGGTTCCGTGATCTGGACCGGGGAGGACGACGCGCACTACCTCGATGGGCTGGCGACGCTGCTACGCCGTGCGGGCAAGCGCCGACCGATCGGCGTCACCACGGGCGGAGGTTCGACGGCTCGCCAGTACATCGAATTGGGGCGAAAGCTCGGACTGACGGAGGTCGAACTGGACGAGATCGGTATCGACGTCACCCGTCTGCACGCACGCCTGTTGGCCGGACGCATCGGGCCCCCGACGCCGGCCCACCCCCCGACGACGGTCGCCGCGGCGGTGCACGAGATCCAGCGGGGGCCCCTCGTGGTCATGGGAGGCACCGAGCCGGGGCACACGACCGACGGCGTGGCCGCGCTGCTCGCCGTGAGACTTCGGGCCGCCCGGATCATCAATGCGACGAGCGTCGACGGGATCTACGATCGAGATCCACGGACGCACCCGACCGCGAAGAGGGTGGAACGGCTCTCTTGGGAGAGGTTCCGCGAGATGGTCCACGCCGGGGCGTCCTCGGCCGCGGGCCAGCAGTTCCCATTCGATCATCTCGCTGTCAACGTCCTGGCGCGCGCGAAGATCCCGCTCGCCATCGTCCAGGGGCGCGATCTCGCCAACCTCGAGCGCGCGATCGAAGGCCGGACCTTCGACGGAAGCCGGGTGGAGTGA
- a CDS encoding type II/IV secretion system ATPase subunit → MSLIEPPSKGSEATGRAPPSGQETPQAHLASGPEWGEARVTYRAATEEYEYEVVEPVLSETEAATLRSVLDRLIDELPTGVDPHPEARRRVFRPLALACIRSVAPALSAEAGARLAYYLERDTLGYGPIDVPMNDPAVEDISCDGAGIPIYVHHRAHGSIRTTIRFPTALKLDRFVVWLAQRSGRHLSAASPMLEAALPEGARLYATLGTFVTSRGSSFTIRRFRERPLTPVDLIGLGTLGAEPMAYLWLAVESGRSGMICGGTASGKTTTLNALLSFVPPDMKIVSIEDTREINLPHENWVALVTRSGVGRTNPTTGKSPGEVDMFDLLSTALRQRPQYLTVGEVRGPEAYIVFQAMATGKTCLTTFHAEDVEAMVHRMENPPISLPRALFSALGFVVLQRQIQLGEDHARRVHAITEVVGLDSDTGELVTNAAYVWDADADRFHSTGQSYVLDRIARERNQALADVERELARRAELLELLGLRSARSSPDRPFTYVEFGQAIAQYYRDPIGALAHARAAAERIDRVDPTLGPAA, encoded by the coding sequence ATGAGCCTCATCGAACCGCCATCGAAGGGGTCGGAAGCGACCGGGCGCGCGCCCCCGAGCGGGCAAGAGACTCCCCAGGCGCATCTCGCGTCCGGACCCGAGTGGGGAGAGGCGAGAGTGACCTACCGCGCGGCCACCGAGGAATATGAGTACGAGGTGGTCGAACCGGTCCTCTCCGAGACCGAGGCCGCCACCCTCCGCAGCGTACTCGATCGGCTCATCGACGAGCTCCCGACCGGGGTCGATCCGCATCCCGAAGCCCGACGACGGGTCTTCCGCCCCCTGGCTCTCGCCTGCATCCGGTCGGTGGCCCCGGCACTTTCCGCGGAGGCGGGTGCGCGACTTGCGTACTACCTCGAGCGGGACACCCTGGGATACGGACCGATCGACGTGCCCATGAACGATCCCGCCGTGGAGGACATCTCGTGCGATGGCGCCGGGATCCCGATCTACGTGCACCACCGCGCCCACGGATCGATCCGTACGACCATTCGCTTCCCGACGGCGCTCAAGCTCGACCGGTTCGTCGTCTGGCTCGCCCAGCGCTCGGGGCGACACCTCTCCGCTGCCTCTCCCATGCTCGAGGCGGCCCTTCCCGAGGGCGCCCGCCTGTACGCAACCTTGGGCACCTTCGTGACCTCCCGCGGGAGCTCGTTCACGATCCGCCGGTTCCGCGAACGGCCGCTCACCCCAGTCGATCTGATCGGCCTCGGGACCCTGGGGGCGGAGCCGATGGCGTACCTCTGGCTCGCGGTCGAGAGCGGCCGATCGGGGATGATCTGTGGCGGGACGGCCAGCGGCAAGACGACGACCCTGAACGCGCTCCTGTCGTTCGTGCCTCCCGATATGAAGATCGTTTCGATCGAGGATACGCGCGAGATCAACCTGCCCCACGAGAACTGGGTCGCGCTCGTCACGCGCTCCGGCGTCGGCCGTACGAACCCGACCACGGGAAAGTCCCCGGGGGAGGTCGACATGTTCGACCTGTTGTCGACCGCGCTGCGCCAGCGCCCCCAGTACCTTACGGTCGGCGAGGTGCGCGGGCCCGAGGCGTACATCGTCTTCCAAGCGATGGCCACGGGGAAGACCTGCCTGACCACCTTCCACGCCGAGGACGTGGAGGCGATGGTCCACCGGATGGAGAATCCTCCGATCTCGCTGCCCCGGGCGCTGTTCAGCGCGCTCGGCTTCGTGGTCCTCCAGCGGCAGATCCAGCTCGGTGAGGACCACGCCCGGCGGGTGCACGCGATCACCGAGGTCGTCGGTCTTGACTCCGACACCGGCGAACTGGTCACGAACGCGGCGTACGTCTGGGATGCGGACGCCGACCGGTTCCACTCGACGGGGCAGTCCTACGTCCTCGATCGGATCGCGCGCGAACGCAACCAAGCGCTCGCCGACGTCGAGAGAGAGCTCGCCCGACGTGCGGAGCTTCTCGAGCTCTTGGGCCTCCGATCCGCCCGTTCTTCGCCCGATCGGCCGTTCACGTACGTGGAGTTTGGGCAGGCGATCGCGCAGTACTACCGGGACCCGATCGGGGCCCTCGCGCATGCACGCGCCGCGGCAGAGAGGATCGACCGGGTCGACCCGACGCTCGGCCCCGCCGCGTAG
- a CDS encoding ACT domain-containing protein produces MPVQEISLTLPNRPGALAGVARVLAKERINLAAISVDSTPSRGRVRLIVSDPERAYRLLSEAEYEVELREMLVIRLEDRAGVFLKVLEILAQEKINIQNVAILLARDNGRALVALSATDLGRARKVLQQAGVISPYAEQLVSNADLVAAVPTIPTESVGFLM; encoded by the coding sequence ATGCCGGTTCAGGAGATCTCGCTCACGCTGCCGAACCGGCCCGGTGCCCTCGCTGGGGTTGCCCGCGTCCTCGCGAAGGAGCGCATCAATCTCGCGGCGATCAGCGTCGACTCCACCCCCAGTCGCGGCCGGGTCCGTCTCATCGTCAGCGACCCGGAGCGAGCCTATCGGCTCCTCTCGGAGGCCGAGTACGAGGTCGAGCTCCGCGAGATGCTCGTGATCCGCCTCGAGGACCGGGCGGGAGTGTTTCTCAAGGTCTTGGAGATCCTCGCGCAGGAGAAGATCAACATCCAGAACGTAGCGATCCTCCTCGCGCGCGACAACGGTCGCGCACTGGTCGCGCTCTCGGCGACCGACCTCGGACGGGCGCGCAAAGTTCTCCAGCAGGCGGGCGTGATCTCCCCGTATGCCGAGCAGCTGGTCAGCAACGCCGACCTGGTCGCCGCGGTACCCACGATCCCCACGGAATCGGTCGGGTTCCTCATGTGA
- a CDS encoding sigma 54-interacting transcriptional regulator yields the protein MSGSPSDRPGAATRVGARSTAAELRAARVAIQSPGERLRARILERLRASEAKGDDRTTALASLFPHTVLPASTYDDLVTALVSGAHVLFFGPSGAGKTSLARDVWELFPKEAWVVEGCPVLDHPLSLVDPATALRFPPCPICVRRFSPSGDPGSFDPSSVDAAKVPAVYGHLREGFGFARLQGSSEVFPDHLTGNVNLRKLEEIGDPMSPLVMEPGKLLQANRGILLVDEIGKLPLGTQNVLLQALQEGTVTPSKSRETFPAAFIAVATSNLSDLDNINDPLSDRLTSLHVGYNPHHADNRRIVAIGRSEALKTYVPEILVDAGIRVIESWRLRSSDDNPDIGEVGSNRTLIDVGARTSAIATLNGRSIPGPEDLKAGLLHAMRGRIRARSGESFQQNVRRITEFIDQYLDPAIKRSAGIYWCRFYRGVLKESTPEGEAVVAEGRRLQDDAELQTQLAITAGTFPRFHRFLGYVADREGAAGPPGNVEAAIAEFRLLDRYSLFSCKEEADDDAPLR from the coding sequence GTGTCAGGTTCTCCATCCGACCGGCCCGGCGCCGCGACCCGCGTAGGAGCCCGGAGCACTGCAGCGGAACTGCGCGCCGCTCGCGTAGCGATCCAGAGCCCCGGCGAACGCCTCCGAGCCCGGATCCTAGAGCGGCTACGCGCCTCCGAAGCGAAAGGCGATGATCGCACCACCGCGCTTGCGTCCCTCTTCCCGCACACGGTGCTCCCCGCGTCGACCTACGACGATCTGGTCACGGCGCTCGTTTCGGGCGCCCACGTGCTCTTCTTTGGGCCCTCGGGTGCGGGCAAAACGAGCCTCGCGCGTGACGTCTGGGAGCTGTTCCCGAAGGAGGCATGGGTCGTCGAGGGATGCCCCGTGCTCGATCATCCGCTGAGCCTCGTCGACCCCGCCACCGCGCTCCGGTTCCCTCCGTGCCCGATCTGCGTGCGCCGTTTCTCTCCGTCCGGAGACCCGGGTTCGTTCGATCCTTCGTCGGTCGACGCGGCCAAGGTCCCGGCCGTGTACGGGCACCTAAGGGAAGGATTCGGTTTCGCTCGACTTCAGGGGAGTTCGGAGGTGTTCCCGGACCATCTGACGGGCAACGTGAACTTGCGCAAGCTCGAGGAGATCGGGGACCCCATGAGCCCGCTCGTCATGGAGCCGGGCAAGCTCCTCCAGGCGAATCGCGGGATCCTGCTCGTCGACGAGATCGGCAAGCTTCCCCTCGGTACGCAGAACGTGCTCCTGCAGGCGCTCCAAGAGGGCACGGTCACCCCCTCCAAGTCCCGGGAGACCTTCCCCGCGGCGTTCATCGCGGTCGCGACCTCCAACCTCTCCGACCTCGACAACATCAACGACCCGCTCTCCGATCGCTTGACGAGCCTGCACGTCGGCTACAACCCGCACCATGCCGACAACCGCCGGATTGTCGCAATCGGGCGATCCGAGGCGCTCAAGACCTACGTACCCGAGATCCTCGTCGACGCCGGCATCCGAGTCATCGAATCCTGGCGGCTGCGGTCGAGCGACGACAACCCGGATATCGGTGAGGTCGGATCGAACCGTACGCTCATCGACGTCGGTGCACGGACGTCGGCGATCGCCACGTTGAACGGCCGATCGATCCCAGGGCCGGAGGATCTCAAGGCCGGCCTCCTTCACGCGATGCGCGGACGGATCCGCGCCCGCAGCGGAGAGTCGTTCCAACAGAACGTGCGCCGCATCACCGAGTTCATCGATCAGTACCTCGATCCCGCGATCAAGCGCAGCGCGGGGATCTACTGGTGCCGGTTCTATCGCGGGGTGCTGAAGGAGAGCACCCCGGAGGGAGAGGCCGTGGTCGCGGAAGGGCGTCGGCTCCAGGACGATGCGGAGCTCCAGACCCAGCTCGCCATCACGGCGGGAACCTTTCCGCGGTTCCACCGCTTCCTCGGGTACGTCGCGGATCGCGAAGGAGCGGCCGGTCCACCGGGAAACGTCGAGGCGGCGATCGCGGAGTTCCGGCTGCTCGACCGCTACTCCCTCTTCTCCTGCAAGGAGGAGGCCGACGACGACGCCCCCCTCCGGTGA
- a CDS encoding adenylate kinase: MDAGVHRIVFLGPPGAGKGTQAAALAKELGIPHLSTGDILRAAVAAGTVLGREARGFMDAGRLVPDALVLKMLAERLAAPDARSGYLLDGFPRTIPQAEALEGIAPSEIVVSFEIPSHVLVARLSQRRICPKCTTVYNLETQPPRVAGRCDRDGTELIQRPDDRPEAVAVRLKVYTEQTAPLLDFYRRRGRLRPIDAAGTPAEVAARLHAALR, translated from the coding sequence ATGGACGCGGGCGTGCACCGTATCGTGTTCCTGGGGCCCCCAGGGGCGGGCAAGGGCACGCAGGCGGCCGCGCTCGCGAAGGAGCTCGGGATCCCCCACCTATCCACCGGCGACATCCTGCGAGCGGCGGTCGCCGCGGGAACCGTGCTCGGGAGGGAGGCGCGCGGCTTCATGGACGCCGGCCGCCTCGTCCCCGATGCCCTCGTGCTGAAGATGCTGGCCGAGCGGCTCGCCGCACCCGATGCGCGTTCCGGCTATCTCCTCGATGGGTTCCCCCGTACCATCCCTCAAGCCGAGGCTCTCGAAGGGATCGCCCCCAGCGAGATCGTCGTTTCCTTCGAGATCCCGTCCCATGTCCTCGTCGCCCGGCTCAGCCAACGTCGGATCTGTCCGAAGTGCACCACCGTGTACAATCTCGAGACCCAACCCCCGCGAGTCGCGGGACGATGCGATCGGGACGGCACGGAGCTCATTCAGCGGCCCGATGATCGGCCGGAAGCCGTGGCCGTCCGGCTGAAAGTGTACACGGAGCAGACCGCCCCTCTGCTCGATTTCTACCGACGGCGGGGACGCCTACGACCCATCGACGCAGCGGGGACGCCGGCGGAGGTCGCCGCGCGACTGCACGCGGCCCTCCGCTAA
- a CDS encoding type II secretion system F family protein, protein MTPAIADPTIEPIASARGRERPRLTAFERWAWKVFGRRAARAPPNEALDQKLLQAHIGRTAPEHLALVVAGTLVGAAASIALGGILFWRLSVGEPVSLAIVLGALVAFAGTALTYLALSFEPASRARQRGQAIDRQLSSAVNFVSAMSCADVRVDEIFRELAEQPLYGEVAEEATWIARDTDLLGTDILTALHRAARRSPSRRFQEFLQGVVATAESGGDLKPYFLNKSEQYEREGAISSQQGLERMGIFAEAFVTVAVAFPLFLIVILAVFSMVDGTNPALILILWATVLGLIPATQLAFGVISHALSERL, encoded by the coding sequence GTGACCCCGGCCATCGCCGATCCGACGATCGAGCCGATCGCGTCGGCTCGAGGGCGCGAACGGCCACGGCTCACCGCGTTCGAACGCTGGGCCTGGAAGGTCTTCGGCCGTCGTGCCGCCCGCGCGCCGCCGAATGAGGCGCTGGATCAGAAGCTTCTGCAAGCTCACATCGGGCGGACGGCCCCGGAGCATCTCGCTCTCGTAGTCGCCGGGACGCTCGTCGGGGCCGCTGCGAGCATCGCCCTCGGCGGGATCCTGTTCTGGCGGCTCTCCGTCGGCGAGCCGGTCTCGCTGGCGATCGTCCTCGGCGCCCTCGTCGCTTTCGCCGGCACCGCGCTCACGTATCTCGCCCTCTCCTTCGAACCGGCGAGCCGCGCCCGGCAGCGGGGGCAAGCGATCGACCGTCAGCTCTCCTCCGCGGTGAACTTCGTCAGCGCGATGAGCTGCGCCGACGTCCGCGTCGATGAGATCTTCCGCGAGCTCGCAGAGCAGCCGCTCTACGGAGAGGTCGCGGAGGAGGCGACCTGGATCGCGCGGGACACCGATCTTCTGGGGACCGACATCCTCACGGCCCTGCACCGCGCCGCGCGTCGCAGCCCCTCCCGCCGGTTCCAGGAGTTCCTCCAGGGGGTCGTGGCCACGGCCGAGAGCGGCGGCGATCTCAAGCCGTACTTCCTGAACAAGTCCGAACAGTACGAGCGGGAAGGAGCGATCTCGAGCCAGCAGGGGCTCGAGCGCATGGGGATCTTCGCCGAGGCGTTCGTGACCGTAGCCGTGGCGTTCCCGCTGTTCCTGATCGTAATCCTCGCCGTCTTCTCGATGGTCGACGGGACGAACCCCGCGCTGATCCTGATCCTCTGGGCGACCGTGCTCGGTCTGATCCCGGCCACCCAGCTCGCCTTCGGAGTGATCTCCCACGCCCTCTCGGAGCGACTGTGA
- a CDS encoding type II secretion system F family protein produces MSAEDAPFAWTGRRALRSGTPYVVAEEAVRDRHILYIGATVALGMWIVAIFNAAGILSIQLRPGEGLRWNPVVDFFVLGLLALLGPYGVASAIRFHRVEGLESRLPDFLRDVAESGRFGRTLPEAITVAAAGRYGPLTPEIRKMAAQIEWGVPVSTALERFAHRVPTPIVRKAVAILIRAHAAGGNYGDVLTRVAHDTRTEQLAVERRRASMLTYVAVVYLAFGVFLVTIYVLAAVFLPQMLTANPGAFGAVYSGLGITAPLVATLSLALLVAVIVHAVGDGMVAGILYRGRLVDGFLNVTILLAIGWTVMRFIVPIVGGTS; encoded by the coding sequence GTGAGCGCCGAGGACGCCCCGTTCGCCTGGACGGGACGCCGTGCGCTCCGTTCCGGGACGCCGTACGTTGTGGCCGAGGAGGCGGTGCGGGATCGGCACATCCTGTACATCGGCGCCACGGTCGCCTTGGGGATGTGGATTGTAGCGATCTTCAATGCGGCCGGGATCCTTTCGATCCAGCTGCGTCCGGGGGAGGGGCTCCGGTGGAACCCCGTCGTGGACTTCTTCGTCTTGGGCCTCCTTGCGCTCCTCGGCCCGTACGGCGTTGCGAGCGCGATTCGCTTCCATCGTGTCGAAGGGCTCGAGAGTCGCCTCCCGGATTTCCTGCGGGACGTGGCGGAGTCCGGACGCTTCGGCCGGACCTTGCCCGAGGCGATCACCGTCGCCGCTGCCGGTCGCTACGGTCCCCTCACCCCCGAGATCCGGAAGATGGCGGCCCAGATCGAATGGGGGGTCCCGGTCTCGACCGCGCTTGAGCGCTTCGCGCACCGGGTCCCGACGCCGATCGTCCGCAAGGCTGTCGCGATCCTGATCCGCGCCCACGCGGCCGGCGGGAACTATGGGGACGTGCTCACGCGCGTCGCGCACGACACCCGGACCGAGCAGCTCGCCGTCGAGCGTCGCCGAGCGTCGATGCTCACATACGTGGCGGTCGTCTACCTCGCATTCGGTGTCTTCCTCGTCACGATCTACGTGCTCGCGGCGGTGTTCCTGCCGCAGATGCTGACGGCCAACCCGGGGGCCTTCGGGGCCGTGTACAGCGGGCTGGGGATTACCGCCCCGTTGGTCGCGACCCTCTCGCTCGCCTTGCTCGTCGCGGTCATCGTTCATGCGGTGGGAGATGGGATGGTCGCCGGGATCCTGTACCGTGGGCGCCTCGTGGATGGATTCCTCAACGTGACGATCCTTCTCGCGATCGGATGGACCGTGATGCGATTCATCGTCCCGATCGTAGGCGGGACGAGCTAG
- the rpiA gene encoding ribose-5-phosphate isomerase RpiA gives MGDSGDAAKAAAARSAVARLTPGRVALGTGSTAAWAVRTIAERFPKGRGFEFVCSSHATEDLARSLGLPVRGLREDDRFTVMVDGADEVSEALDLTKGGGGALFREKLLAVLSEELVIMIDPSKLVTRLGEKAPIPVEVVPFARGVLAERFRKQGYQVQLRTLREGVPYVTDNGNEILDLRPPRPLEDPRATAAELRALIGVVETGLFPGMAHRVVIGHSDGRVEERIASAGVRRR, from the coding sequence ATGGGCGATTCCGGCGATGCGGCCAAAGCCGCCGCCGCCCGCTCCGCGGTCGCGCGCCTGACCCCGGGACGAGTGGCGTTGGGGACCGGCTCCACCGCGGCCTGGGCGGTGAGGACGATCGCCGAACGGTTCCCCAAGGGACGCGGTTTCGAGTTCGTGTGCTCCTCCCACGCTACCGAGGACCTCGCCCGATCCCTCGGGCTCCCGGTCCGGGGCCTACGCGAGGACGATCGGTTCACCGTCATGGTCGACGGAGCCGACGAGGTCAGCGAAGCGCTCGATCTGACGAAGGGCGGAGGCGGCGCGCTCTTCCGAGAGAAGCTCCTCGCCGTTCTCTCCGAAGAACTGGTCATCATGATCGACCCGAGCAAGCTCGTCACCCGGCTCGGAGAGAAGGCTCCGATCCCTGTGGAAGTGGTCCCGTTTGCGCGCGGAGTGCTCGCCGAACGGTTCCGCAAGCAAGGGTACCAAGTCCAGCTCCGCACGCTCCGCGAGGGAGTGCCGTACGTCACCGACAACGGCAACGAGATCCTCGATCTGCGTCCCCCCCGGCCCCTCGAGGATCCGCGGGCGACCGCGGCCGAACTCCGTGCACTGATCGGAGTGGTTGAGACCGGTCTGTTCCCCGGGATGGCCCACCGGGTCGTGATCGGCCACTCGGACGGCCGGGTGGAGGAGCGGATCGCCTCGGCCGGGGTGCGTCGGCGTTAA
- a CDS encoding site-specific DNA-methyltransferase — translation MADPKGDRPFARLPLPRRGEIVLWNEDCLEGLARRLAPGSVDVIATSPPYNLGIRYGRYRDRLPRAEYLGWIRAFVLQVDRVLSDRGSFFLNVGSPPRDPWFAWDVAREVGHRFALQNVVHWIKSIAIDRRFTSRTSGVKRDLALGHYKPIGSERFLHSAQEYVFHFSRSGDVPLDRLAIGVAYQDPSNIARWRRPREPMRCRGSTWFLPYPTIQRRARDRPHPATFPPELPEWCVRLHGVRRTRRWVDPFVGIGASAVAAARLGIPFVGFDIDPEYLAVARDRARRELAGPRSIGDRSPRRARPVRPPSSRRDG, via the coding sequence GTGGCCGACCCGAAGGGAGACCGCCCGTTCGCACGCCTTCCACTTCCCCGCCGAGGCGAGATCGTCCTGTGGAACGAGGACTGCCTCGAGGGTCTCGCTCGCCGGCTCGCCCCCGGCTCCGTCGACGTCATCGCGACATCGCCGCCGTACAACCTCGGGATCCGCTACGGCCGCTATCGCGATCGATTGCCGCGGGCGGAGTACCTCGGCTGGATCCGCGCGTTCGTCCTTCAGGTCGACCGGGTGCTGTCCGACCGAGGCTCCTTCTTCCTGAACGTCGGTAGCCCTCCACGCGATCCGTGGTTCGCTTGGGATGTGGCCCGCGAGGTCGGCCACCGCTTCGCGCTGCAGAACGTCGTCCACTGGATCAAGTCGATCGCCATCGATCGCCGGTTTACGAGCCGCACGAGCGGGGTCAAGCGCGACCTCGCGCTCGGCCATTACAAACCGATCGGCTCGGAACGCTTCCTGCACAGCGCGCAGGAGTACGTCTTTCACTTCTCTCGGAGCGGCGACGTCCCCCTCGACCGCCTCGCAATCGGGGTCGCCTATCAAGATCCCAGCAACATCGCGCGGTGGCGCCGGCCGCGCGAACCCATGCGCTGCCGCGGGAGCACGTGGTTCCTGCCGTACCCGACGATCCAGCGACGCGCGCGGGATCGGCCCCACCCGGCGACGTTTCCACCGGAGCTGCCGGAGTGGTGCGTTCGCCTCCACGGCGTGCGGCGAACTCGGCGTTGGGTCGATCCCTTCGTGGGGATCGGCGCCTCGGCCGTGGCCGCCGCGCGGCTCGGAATCCCGTTCGTGGGCTTCGATATCGATCCGGAGTACCTCGCCGTCGCTCGCGACCGGGCTCGTCGAGAACTCGCGGGTCCCCGTTCGATCGGCGACCGCTCCCCGCGTCGCGCCCGCCCCGTCCGGCCGCCTTCGTCTCGCCGGGACGGCTAA